One Candidatus Cardinium hertigii DNA window includes the following coding sequences:
- a CDS encoding bifunctional (p)ppGpp synthetase/guanosine-3',5'-bis(diphosphate) 3'-pyrophosphohydrolase: protein MDKNKTFLESGSLHQLATALTASSIAQKRIKATIQAACIWANFFEKRKDPFVNYPTIRSLQTSYQIAYIAVTEMLLELPAVIATILTPSFAAGWVSLEAIAEHFGEETASVLAAIDSLHSCIIQYNTIDQYAPYVEATAPPVTAALLDICDIIRLYYNAPAEEQQEKVLARTSKTFLFELKYFYIPLVHKIRLYDIQTKLADFWFKHTDTINYYAITAQLGKTKLERQRQLDFIVEEVSLIMRKYGIDCIIKKRVKSLYGIWHKMQKLNAPFNQIHDLTAIRIILLDSSNKTLAEEKIICWRVLSILSNLYKPLNTIMRDWISIPKDNGYESLHLSFETHYHGELEVQIRTERMDYIAEQGTATHWQYKYGK, encoded by the coding sequence ATGGATAAAAATAAAACCTTCCTAGAGTCTGGGAGCTTGCATCAGCTGGCAACTGCTCTTACAGCAAGTTCCATTGCCCAAAAGCGGATTAAGGCTACCATACAGGCAGCATGTATATGGGCAAATTTTTTTGAGAAGAGAAAAGATCCATTTGTCAACTATCCAACGATCCGTAGTTTACAAACATCCTACCAAATAGCATATATTGCTGTTACGGAAATGCTTTTAGAGCTTCCTGCTGTTATAGCTACCATTTTAACGCCCTCTTTTGCAGCAGGCTGGGTTTCATTAGAAGCAATAGCGGAACATTTTGGAGAGGAAACGGCTTCTGTACTGGCAGCAATCGATAGCTTACATAGCTGCATTATACAATACAATACCATTGATCAATATGCCCCCTATGTTGAGGCGACTGCCCCTCCCGTAACAGCTGCACTATTAGATATTTGCGATATTATTCGATTGTATTACAATGCGCCAGCTGAAGAGCAGCAGGAGAAAGTCCTTGCCAGAACTAGTAAAACATTTTTATTTGAATTAAAATATTTTTATATCCCATTGGTACATAAGATACGTTTATACGATATACAAACTAAGCTAGCAGATTTCTGGTTTAAGCACACTGATACCATTAATTACTATGCAATAACCGCACAGCTAGGTAAAACAAAACTGGAAAGGCAAAGACAGCTAGATTTTATTGTTGAAGAGGTAAGTTTAATAATGCGTAAGTATGGGATTGATTGCATTATTAAAAAACGTGTTAAATCACTTTATGGTATTTGGCACAAGATGCAAAAATTAAATGCACCCTTTAACCAAATTCATGATCTAACTGCTATTAGAATCATTCTCCTAGATAGCAGTAACAAAACATTAGCAGAGGAGAAAATAATTTGCTGGAGGGTTTTATCTATTCTTAGCAACCTTTATAAACCACTGAATACTATAATGCGAGATTGGATTAGCATACCAAAAGATAATGGTTATGAATCATTACATCTTTCATTTGAAACCCACTATCATGGAGAATTAGAAGTGCAAATACGTACGGAGCGGATGGATTATATAGCAGAACAGGGAACAGCCACACATTGGCAATACAAGTATGGTAAATAA
- a CDS encoding transcription antitermination protein NusB, whose amino-acid sequence MSNSFITRRFIRIKALQYLYGYTIAQQAHKEKAIEQIKTDFLFDCFVHEPVQKAQLQQKQTTAVALFRKTIAKEPFSPLFPSDEESTIGQSVHNNLLYYRQACIQDQTILHKGWNQSKAYICMDYLYILLLLIEWHKMAKAEVATGKLITGNASRLKEALAQHALLAQLYHRNHWKEAIPSETIHWPIAEDCVQAWYRQLLQSAEPSKLLADAAGSIDTIELLECMVQTIIFNNKEVDSFFEKIDIYWSAHASIVKQLLTSTFKLLAAEGLAGFVSFWRKLEARWEKIGSFYDHLVQFTLQDNALYEAMIGEAAKKWTSERMVLLDKLMLKLALTELRRFEEIPMKVSINEYIEIAKLYGTAKSASFVNGMLEELLKKVPAGRDG is encoded by the coding sequence ATGAGCAATAGCTTCATTACACGGCGTTTTATACGTATTAAGGCCTTACAATATCTTTATGGTTATACGATTGCCCAACAAGCCCATAAGGAAAAAGCGATCGAACAAATAAAAACAGATTTTCTATTTGATTGCTTCGTACATGAGCCTGTTCAAAAAGCTCAATTACAGCAGAAACAAACAACGGCTGTTGCACTTTTTCGAAAAACCATAGCAAAAGAACCGTTTTCTCCTCTTTTTCCAAGCGACGAAGAAAGTACAATAGGACAATCTGTTCATAATAATCTACTCTATTATAGGCAAGCGTGTATACAAGATCAAACAATTTTACATAAAGGGTGGAATCAATCGAAGGCTTACATCTGCATGGACTATCTTTACATTTTATTGCTACTAATAGAGTGGCATAAAATGGCTAAAGCGGAGGTAGCTACAGGCAAGTTAATAACAGGAAATGCTTCTCGGTTAAAGGAAGCATTGGCGCAGCATGCGCTGCTCGCGCAATTATACCATAGGAATCATTGGAAGGAAGCTATCCCTTCAGAAACCATTCATTGGCCTATAGCAGAAGATTGTGTGCAAGCCTGGTATAGACAGCTGCTGCAGTCAGCGGAACCATCTAAACTGCTGGCTGATGCTGCAGGTTCAATAGATACAATAGAATTATTGGAATGCATGGTGCAAACTATTATTTTTAATAACAAAGAGGTGGATAGCTTTTTTGAAAAGATAGATATCTATTGGAGTGCGCATGCCTCTATTGTAAAGCAGTTGTTGACGTCTACTTTTAAGCTGCTTGCAGCAGAGGGGTTGGCTGGTTTTGTCTCTTTTTGGCGTAAATTAGAAGCACGATGGGAAAAAATAGGAAGTTTTTATGATCATCTTGTACAGTTTACACTACAGGATAATGCTTTGTATGAAGCAATGATTGGTGAAGCAGCTAAAAAATGGACAAGTGAACGTATGGTGTTACTGGATAAATTGATGCTTAAGCTAGCATTAACGGAATTACGTAGATTTGAAGAGATCCCCATGAAGGTATCCATCAATGAATATATTGAAATAGCGAAATTATACGGTACTGCTAAGAGCGCTTCCTTTGTCAATGGTATGCTTGAGGAACTTTTAAAAAAAGTACCAGCTGGTCGAGATGGGTAA
- a CDS encoding YtxH domain-containing protein, with translation MKWNLKSFCMLFVVLCLGILVGILAAPETGSVVRSGLMYNLKSYRKKLKALVRQLIGNKYANTNQAKSMGEEVITDVIQGAEKILKELSVLTDQLR, from the coding sequence ATGAAATGGAATCTTAAAAGTTTCTGTATGCTTTTTGTAGTTTTGTGCTTAGGTATTTTAGTAGGGATTCTTGCTGCGCCTGAAACTGGTTCAGTAGTGAGAAGTGGCTTGATGTATAATTTGAAATCTTACCGTAAAAAGCTGAAGGCCCTTGTGCGGCAGCTTATAGGCAATAAATACGCTAATACAAATCAGGCAAAAAGTATGGGAGAGGAAGTTATTACAGATGTAATACAGGGCGCTGAAAAAATTTTGAAAGAGCTAAGCGTGTTAACCGATCAGTTAAGATAG